One part of the Xiphophorus hellerii strain 12219 chromosome 17, Xiphophorus_hellerii-4.1, whole genome shotgun sequence genome encodes these proteins:
- the tmcc3 gene encoding transmembrane and coiled-coil domain protein 3 isoform X2, which yields MAERSSNDANTLSIPVPMRRGSSESNLDGVDSDGVDGIGVDFTKGALGIDRLQQKILKVTEQIKVEQEARDKDVAEYLKLVNNADKQQVTRIRQVFEKRNQKSAQTITSLQKKLEQYHRRMKDGETSGKQSQKDSSSCSSKDSASRSKDDSSSGRHPALDKIKTIGPGVSLSPPFFFNKPRDIANLIRNKFGSADNIAHLKSSMESGSGLQAEGTSRGLSGSANAVAKPSKYQSDDECSTGTSASADSNGNPAGGSVTGSGGPGRSDSSGRLLEVLDMVRDVRDAQAQLAEDMDSMNTQFKRDYSYFTQVMQEERYRYERLEDQLNDLTELHQHETSNLKQELASIEEKVAYQAYERARDIQEVLESCQTRVSKLELQQQQQQQTVQLENTDAKVLLGRLINIMLAIATVLLVCVSTAAKFTAPLLRSRLHMAFTCVGVSLLVMLWKNWEQVEFTLDRMILPR from the exons GCAGAGCGCAGCAGCAACGATGCCAACACCCTCAGCATCCCGGTGCCGATGCGACGCGGCTCCTCGGAGTCCAACCTGGATGGGGTGGACAGCGATGGAGTCGATGGCATCGGCGTGGATTTTACAAAGGGAGCGCTCGGCATCGACCGACTGCAGCAGAAGATCCTCAAG GTGACGGAGCAGATCAAGGTGGAGCAGGAGGCGCGGGACAAGGACGTGGCGGAGTATCTGAAGCTGGTGAACAACGCCGACAAGCAGCAGGTCACCCGGATCCGCCAGGTGTTTGAGAAGAGGAACCAGAAGTCTGCGCAGACCATCACTAGTCTGCAGAAGAAGCTGGAGCAGTACCACCGGCGCATGAAGGACGGCGAGACCAGTGGCAAGCAGAGCCAGAaggacagcagcagctgcagcagcaaggATTCGGCCTCTCGCAGCAAAGACGACAGCTCCTCCGGCCGACACCCGGCGCTGGACAAGATCAAGACCATTGGCCCCGGCGTCTCGCTTTCGCCGCCGTTCTTCTTCAACAAGCCGCGCGACATCGCCAACCTCATCAGGAACAAGTTCGGCAGCGCCGACAACATCGCCCACCTGAAGAGCTCCATGGAGAGCGGCTCAGGGCTGCAGGCGGAGGGGACGTCCCGGGGCCTGAGCGGCAGCGCCAACGCCGTCGCCAAACCCTCGAAGTACCAGAGCGACGACGAGTGCTCCACCGGCACGTCGGCGTCGGCCGACTCCAACGGGAACCCGGCTGGGGGATCTGTGACCGGGTCAGGGGGCCCAGGGAGGTCCGATTCCAGCGGACGCCTTTTGGAGGTGCTGGACATGGTGCGGGATGTGAGGGACGCTCAGGCTCAGCTGGCTGAGGACATGGACTCCATGAACACGCAGTTCAAGAGAGACTACTCCTACTTTACTCAGGTGATGCAGGAGGAGAGATACAG GTATGAGCGCCTGGAGGACCAGCTGAACGACCTGACGGAGCTGCACCAGCACGAGACCAGTAACCTGAAGCAGGAACTGGCCAGCATCGAGGAGAAGGTGGCCTACCAGGCCTACGAACGGGCCAGAGACATCCAG GAGGTCCTGGAGTCGTGTCAGACGCGTGTCTCTaagctggagctgcagcagcagcagcagcagcagacggTGCAGCTGGAGAACACCGACGCCAAGGTGCTGCTGGGCCGCCTCATCAACATCATGCTGGCCATCGCCACCGTCCTGCTGGTCTGCGTTTCCACGGCGGCTAAGTTCACCGCGCCGCTGCTGCGCAGCCGGCTGCACATGGCGTTCACCTGCGTGGGCGTGTCCCTGCTGGTGATGCTGTGGAAGAACTGGGAACAGGTGGAGTTCACTCTGGACCGGATGATCCTCCCGCGCTGA
- the tmcc3 gene encoding transmembrane and coiled-coil domain protein 3 isoform X3 translates to MRRGSSESNLDGVDSDGVDGIGVDFTKGALGIDRLQQKILKVTEQIKVEQEARDKDVAEYLKLVNNADKQQVTRIRQVFEKRNQKSAQTITSLQKKLEQYHRRMKDGETSGKQSQKDSSSCSSKDSASRSKDDSSSGRHPALDKIKTIGPGVSLSPPFFFNKPRDIANLIRNKFGSADNIAHLKSSMESGSGLQAEGTSRGLSGSANAVAKPSKYQSDDECSTGTSASADSNGNPAGGSVTGSGGPGRSDSSGRLLEVLDMVRDVRDAQAQLAEDMDSMNTQFKRDYSYFTQVMQEERYRYERLEDQLNDLTELHQHETSNLKQELASIEEKVAYQAYERARDIQEVLESCQTRVSKLELQQQQQQQTVQLENTDAKVLLGRLINIMLAIATVLLVCVSTAAKFTAPLLRSRLHMAFTCVGVSLLVMLWKNWEQVEFTLDRMILPR, encoded by the exons ATGCGACGCGGCTCCTCGGAGTCCAACCTGGATGGGGTGGACAGCGATGGAGTCGATGGCATCGGCGTGGATTTTACAAAGGGAGCGCTCGGCATCGACCGACTGCAGCAGAAGATCCTCAAG GTGACGGAGCAGATCAAGGTGGAGCAGGAGGCGCGGGACAAGGACGTGGCGGAGTATCTGAAGCTGGTGAACAACGCCGACAAGCAGCAGGTCACCCGGATCCGCCAGGTGTTTGAGAAGAGGAACCAGAAGTCTGCGCAGACCATCACTAGTCTGCAGAAGAAGCTGGAGCAGTACCACCGGCGCATGAAGGACGGCGAGACCAGTGGCAAGCAGAGCCAGAaggacagcagcagctgcagcagcaaggATTCGGCCTCTCGCAGCAAAGACGACAGCTCCTCCGGCCGACACCCGGCGCTGGACAAGATCAAGACCATTGGCCCCGGCGTCTCGCTTTCGCCGCCGTTCTTCTTCAACAAGCCGCGCGACATCGCCAACCTCATCAGGAACAAGTTCGGCAGCGCCGACAACATCGCCCACCTGAAGAGCTCCATGGAGAGCGGCTCAGGGCTGCAGGCGGAGGGGACGTCCCGGGGCCTGAGCGGCAGCGCCAACGCCGTCGCCAAACCCTCGAAGTACCAGAGCGACGACGAGTGCTCCACCGGCACGTCGGCGTCGGCCGACTCCAACGGGAACCCGGCTGGGGGATCTGTGACCGGGTCAGGGGGCCCAGGGAGGTCCGATTCCAGCGGACGCCTTTTGGAGGTGCTGGACATGGTGCGGGATGTGAGGGACGCTCAGGCTCAGCTGGCTGAGGACATGGACTCCATGAACACGCAGTTCAAGAGAGACTACTCCTACTTTACTCAGGTGATGCAGGAGGAGAGATACAG GTATGAGCGCCTGGAGGACCAGCTGAACGACCTGACGGAGCTGCACCAGCACGAGACCAGTAACCTGAAGCAGGAACTGGCCAGCATCGAGGAGAAGGTGGCCTACCAGGCCTACGAACGGGCCAGAGACATCCAG GAGGTCCTGGAGTCGTGTCAGACGCGTGTCTCTaagctggagctgcagcagcagcagcagcagcagacggTGCAGCTGGAGAACACCGACGCCAAGGTGCTGCTGGGCCGCCTCATCAACATCATGCTGGCCATCGCCACCGTCCTGCTGGTCTGCGTTTCCACGGCGGCTAAGTTCACCGCGCCGCTGCTGCGCAGCCGGCTGCACATGGCGTTCACCTGCGTGGGCGTGTCCCTGCTGGTGATGCTGTGGAAGAACTGGGAACAGGTGGAGTTCACTCTGGACCGGATGATCCTCCCGCGCTGA
- the LOC116737037 gene encoding trifunctional purine biosynthetic protein adenosine-3-like produces the protein MRILTGIFVKKWHGRLLNIHPSLLPSFKGVNAQQQALQARVLITGCTVHFVAEEVDAGAVVVQEAVPVLVGDTEESLSARIREAEHKAFPKALELVASGAVQLGPDGNIVWKQGR, from the exons ATGAGGATCCTGACTGGGATCTTTGTGAAAAAATGGCATG GGAGGCTCCTCAACATTCATCCCTCCCTGCTGCCTTCATTCAAAGGGGTCAATGCCCAGCAACAGGCTCTCCAGGCCAGAGTGCTGATAACTGGGTGCACCGTCCACTTTGTAGCT GAAGAGGTTGATGCAGGCGCCGTCGTGGTCCAGGAAGCCGTTCCGGTGTTGGTTGGAGACACAGAGGAAAGTCTGTCGGCCAGAATCAGGGAGGCCGAGCACAAAGCGTTCCCTAAAGCTCTGGAGCTGGTGGCCAGTGGAGCGGTGCAACTGGGACCAGATGGAAACATAGTCTGGAAGCAAGGGCGTTGA
- the eri1 gene encoding 3'-5' exoribonuclease 1 — protein MDEHKENIQRTDVNVKMSEEKEDEKTKPRSRICPDDETAPETSQSNRDFSHPVYKEIALANGHINRMSKDELRVKLAELKLDTRGVKDVMKKRLKNHYKKQKLLQSAAEGGPTDTYYDYICVVDFEATCEEDNPSDFLHEIIEFPMVLINTHTLQIVDTFQAYVKPEVNPQLSDFCVKLTGITQETVDGADPFPDVLHRVVEWLQERELGTKYKYAMLTDGAWDMSKFLNIQCRISRIRYPQFAKKWINIRKSYCNFYKVPRTQTKLSTMLEKLGMKYEGRPHCGLDDSHNIARIAVRMLQDGCQLRVNERMHGGQLLSVPSSAPVEGAPPPRNPGNRE, from the exons ATGGATGAACACAAGGAGAACATTCAAAGAACAGAcgtaaatgtgaaaatgtcagAGGAAAAGGAAGATGAAAAG ACGAAACCCCGCAGCAGAATATGTCCCGATGACGAAACAGCTCCAGAGACGTCTCAGTCCAACAGAGACTTCAGTCACCCGGTTTACAAAGAGATCGCTCTGGCTAACGGCCACATCAACCGCATGTCCAAAGACGAGCTGCGGGTCAAACTGGCGGAGCTGAAGCTCGACACCAG AGGCGTAAAGGACGTGATGAAGAAGAGGTTGAAGAACCACTACAAGaagcagaagctgctgcagtCAGCCGCGGAGGGAGGGCCCACCGATACCTACTACGACTACATCTGCGTGGTGGACTTTGAGGCCACGTGCGAGGAGGATAATCCCTCAGACTTCCTGCATGAGATCATCGAGTTCCCCATGGTCCTCATCAACACGCACACCTTACAGATC GTGGACACTTTTCAGGCGTACGTGAAACCAGAGGTGAACCCGCAGCTTTCCGACTTCTGCGTGAAGCTAACAGGAATCACACAG GAGACGGTGGACGGAGCGGATCCGTTTCCAGACGTCCTTCACCGAGTAGTGGAATGGCTGCAGGAGAGGGAACTCGGGACGAAATACAAATACGCCATGCTGACCGACGG GGCGTGGGACATGAGCAAGTTCCTCAACATCCAGTGTCGGATCAGCCGGATCCGATATCCTCAGTTTGCAAAGAAATGGATAAATATAAGAAAGTCTTACTGCAACTTCTACAAG GTCCCACGCACGCAGACGAAGCTGAGCACCATGTTGGAGAAGCTCGGCATGAAATACGAAGGCCGGCCTCACTGCGGCCTGGACGACTCCCACAACATTGCCCGGATAGCCGTGCGCATGCTGCAGGACGGCTGCCAGCTGCGCGTCAACGAGCGCATGCACGGCGGCCAGCTGCTCTCGGTTCCCAGCTCGGCGCCGGTGGAGGGAGCGCCGCCGCCCCGTAACCCCGGCAACAGAGAGTAG
- the tmcc3 gene encoding transmembrane and coiled-coil domain protein 3 isoform X1 — MRKNYSAIPLIWVTEAERSSNDANTLSIPVPMRRGSSESNLDGVDSDGVDGIGVDFTKGALGIDRLQQKILKVTEQIKVEQEARDKDVAEYLKLVNNADKQQVTRIRQVFEKRNQKSAQTITSLQKKLEQYHRRMKDGETSGKQSQKDSSSCSSKDSASRSKDDSSSGRHPALDKIKTIGPGVSLSPPFFFNKPRDIANLIRNKFGSADNIAHLKSSMESGSGLQAEGTSRGLSGSANAVAKPSKYQSDDECSTGTSASADSNGNPAGGSVTGSGGPGRSDSSGRLLEVLDMVRDVRDAQAQLAEDMDSMNTQFKRDYSYFTQVMQEERYRYERLEDQLNDLTELHQHETSNLKQELASIEEKVAYQAYERARDIQEVLESCQTRVSKLELQQQQQQQTVQLENTDAKVLLGRLINIMLAIATVLLVCVSTAAKFTAPLLRSRLHMAFTCVGVSLLVMLWKNWEQVEFTLDRMILPR; from the exons GCAGAGCGCAGCAGCAACGATGCCAACACCCTCAGCATCCCGGTGCCGATGCGACGCGGCTCCTCGGAGTCCAACCTGGATGGGGTGGACAGCGATGGAGTCGATGGCATCGGCGTGGATTTTACAAAGGGAGCGCTCGGCATCGACCGACTGCAGCAGAAGATCCTCAAG GTGACGGAGCAGATCAAGGTGGAGCAGGAGGCGCGGGACAAGGACGTGGCGGAGTATCTGAAGCTGGTGAACAACGCCGACAAGCAGCAGGTCACCCGGATCCGCCAGGTGTTTGAGAAGAGGAACCAGAAGTCTGCGCAGACCATCACTAGTCTGCAGAAGAAGCTGGAGCAGTACCACCGGCGCATGAAGGACGGCGAGACCAGTGGCAAGCAGAGCCAGAaggacagcagcagctgcagcagcaaggATTCGGCCTCTCGCAGCAAAGACGACAGCTCCTCCGGCCGACACCCGGCGCTGGACAAGATCAAGACCATTGGCCCCGGCGTCTCGCTTTCGCCGCCGTTCTTCTTCAACAAGCCGCGCGACATCGCCAACCTCATCAGGAACAAGTTCGGCAGCGCCGACAACATCGCCCACCTGAAGAGCTCCATGGAGAGCGGCTCAGGGCTGCAGGCGGAGGGGACGTCCCGGGGCCTGAGCGGCAGCGCCAACGCCGTCGCCAAACCCTCGAAGTACCAGAGCGACGACGAGTGCTCCACCGGCACGTCGGCGTCGGCCGACTCCAACGGGAACCCGGCTGGGGGATCTGTGACCGGGTCAGGGGGCCCAGGGAGGTCCGATTCCAGCGGACGCCTTTTGGAGGTGCTGGACATGGTGCGGGATGTGAGGGACGCTCAGGCTCAGCTGGCTGAGGACATGGACTCCATGAACACGCAGTTCAAGAGAGACTACTCCTACTTTACTCAGGTGATGCAGGAGGAGAGATACAG GTATGAGCGCCTGGAGGACCAGCTGAACGACCTGACGGAGCTGCACCAGCACGAGACCAGTAACCTGAAGCAGGAACTGGCCAGCATCGAGGAGAAGGTGGCCTACCAGGCCTACGAACGGGCCAGAGACATCCAG GAGGTCCTGGAGTCGTGTCAGACGCGTGTCTCTaagctggagctgcagcagcagcagcagcagcagacggTGCAGCTGGAGAACACCGACGCCAAGGTGCTGCTGGGCCGCCTCATCAACATCATGCTGGCCATCGCCACCGTCCTGCTGGTCTGCGTTTCCACGGCGGCTAAGTTCACCGCGCCGCTGCTGCGCAGCCGGCTGCACATGGCGTTCACCTGCGTGGGCGTGTCCCTGCTGGTGATGCTGTGGAAGAACTGGGAACAGGTGGAGTTCACTCTGGACCGGATGATCCTCCCGCGCTGA